One Coprobacter fastidiosus genomic window, AGGTCTATTGGTGCTTGCTGCTGTTATTACCCCTTCGGGAGATCCGTTTACATTAATGGTCGTATTTCTTCCTATTTATATGTTGTATGAGGTCAGCGCTTTCTTTGTAAAAAAGGATGTTTCTAAAATGGATGGAACAGCGATTTCAGATGAAATCGAATCGAACGATTGGTCTAAATAACGGTAAATGTGTTCTATTCTTATTAAGATAAATCTAAAATATATGAATGTTGAATTCGTTATTTTAATTCTTGATATATTTGCGTTTTTAAATGATATGGATTAAAAGTGAATTATGAAAAAAGTATTTTTATTGATCGGAATATATTTCATTTTTGCCGGGTGGATTTGTAACGCTCAGAAGGTTGAGATGATTCCTTTTGGAGATATGGATCATTGGACAACGAGAGTACTTAAAGAGTCTGCATTATTAGGTGGACATACTCGTTATATTTATGAAATAGCTCCGACAATGACGATTGAAGGGAATAAGCCTTATCGGCGTCATGCACAATCTCCTTGGGCTACATCGAGTGTCATGGCTAGTCCTGCCGGAATTGTCAAAACCAGTACGAGCGTGTTTCCCGAAAAGCGAGGAAACGGGTATTGTGCTCGTCTTGAAATACGGAAAGAAACTTGTAAAGTAATCGGATTGGTGAATATTGTGGTCGTGGCTCCCGGCTCTATTTTCTTAGGAGGAATGGATGAACCTATAAAAAATACGAGTAATCCTCAGAGTAAACTTGATCAGGGGATTCCTTTTACAAAGAAACCTAAAGCTTTACAATTTGACTATAAATTACATATGGAGCCTCAGATGGTAAAAGCTACGGGATTTGGTAAGGCGGTGAATGTCCCGGGACGAGATAAGGCTGAAGTTTGCCTTTATCTATTGCATCAGTGGGAAGATGAAGATGGAAATATTTATGCTCGTCGTGTAGGTACGGCTTATCGAAAATTATCAGGGAATACACAGGATTGGGTAAATAATTACCAGATCCCGGTATGGTATGGAGATATTACTAAGAGAAGCGACTATCAGAGTTATATGGGATTGGTACCTTCGGATGATCCCCGTTATACTCGGAATAGTAAAGGGAAAATTGTTCCTATTCAAGAATTGGGCTGGGGAAAGGCTGATGAAGAAGTCACACATGTCATGCTGCGTTTCTCTGCAAATGATCAAGGGGCATATATCGGTTCGGTAGGAAGTAAATTTTGGGTTGATAATGTAGCATTTGTTTATTAAAACGGTAATACGGATAGCCCGGTAAAGTCTATCGGGCTATCTCATATTTTGACTTCATATTTTTTATTTTTTCTTTTCGAATTAGTCTAAGAGTACGGTTTATTTTTTTTCTATTGATGGCGACGTAAGAATAATGATCTTTTATATCGATCATGCCTATATCTTCTTTATATAATTCTCCTTTCTGTATTAAGAAACCGACAATGTCGACTTTATTTAATTTTTCTTTTTTCCCTTTTCCGATATAAAGGGTATTCATGGGTGGTAATTCCAATCGGTTTATATTAACGGATAGATTAAATCTTTCTGGTTGTTTTTTCTGAATATATTCTGGGATATTCTCAGCGGAGTTTATTAGTAAGTAAGCATTTCCTTCGGCAAACATACGGGCAGTTCTACCATTTCGGTGTATAAACGTTTCTTCGTTAATCGGTAGATGATAATGTATAACGTGCTTTATTTCCGGAATATCCAGTCCTCGCGAAGCCAGATCTGTCGATATGAATATGTTTGAACTGCCGTTTTTGAATCGACATAGGGCTTTTTCTCTTCGGGTTTGTTCCATTCCGCCGTGAAAAACTTCGTTAAAGATATGTTGCTCTGATAAAAAACTACCGATCCTTTCGGTACTTTCCCTGTGATTGCAGAATATAAGTACCGGACCGGGAGACAAGTTTCGAAGTAACGTTTCGAGACTTTTTAATTTATCCGGTTCGGGAGATATGACCGAATACAGGCTTAATCTTTTATCAGACTCTTTTTTCTCGAAATATATCTTTTCAGGAGTTTTTAATCCTGTAAACTCAGGGATTTCCCCTTCTGTTGCGGATGTGAGGATGCGTTTACAAATACCGGAGATGTGTTTGATAATTGCTTCCATCTGTTCTTGAAATCCTAATTCAAGACATTTATCGAATTCGTCTAAGACAAGTACTTTTACTGAACTCACGTTTATTCTGCCGTGATCGATATGATCTAAGATTCTTCCCGGAGTACCTATAAGTATAGCCGGATTTTGTTGTAGTGATTTTATTTCAGATTTTATCGGTTGTCCACCATAACAGCAATTTATTTTATATCCGGATGAAATGGAATGGCTTATCGAATTTATTTGCATTGCTAATTCCCGTGAGGGGACAAGGATTAACGCTTGTATTTCTTTACATAGCGGATCTAATCCTTGTAAAACGGGTAGAAGAAAAGCTATTGTTTTGCCTGATCCGGTAGGTGAAATAAGAATAATATCTTTTTCTTTTTCACTATATCTTAGAGTTGCCAATTGCATTTCGTTGAGTGTCGTTATTCCCAACTTGTTGTTCAAGCGCTCGAATAATATATTTTTTGAAGTCATGCTGTAAAGATAGATAAATTATACCGGTTCGGATTGAAAAAATGTTGTGATTGAATTAAAAAAAACTGTTTAAATTTCCCGATAAAGGATTTGTATATATGGACTTATAAATGCTCTTGTTCGTGAAAGGTAGTATTTCTTTCCCAATTTATTTCTGTATCGGATTGAAAGTAATATCTGTATGTCGAAAATTCTGAGATTTCGATTTTTATGGAAAATTTCCTAACAATGATTTATGTTCTACAGACTATGGAGAACATGGACGTTTGGACTAGAATAGTTATCAAATGAGATTGGGAGAAGATATTCGGTTTATTTGTTATTATTGTTTTTAGTAAAGTTAATAAAAAAAGAGATCGTTTTTTTCCTTTCCGTGTTTGTAATATCGGTATTGATCCAATTAATAATTGGTGATTTTTTTTATTTTAGTTACGGAATAAACCCCTTCGTAGTCAGCGGCAAAACCTTCATCAGTTTTACCCATATCTATTACGTCTAATTCTACATATACCGGAGTCCCGTTTTTAGTGCCTTTTGTTATTTCGTCGTATTTTTGTATGAGTTCTTTTGTTTGGTCAATAATCCAATAAGAGCAAGAATCTCCTTCTGCCGTAAAGGAGCGTACTTCATGCCCAATAATTAATTGCCCTTTTACGGGAAACGTTTTTTTAGCTGGGGTGATTATTGAAGCCGGAATGATTTTTTCAGTATCTGCTTCTTCTGTTTTGGCATATCTTAAAATAAGTTTTCCTTTTTTGAGAATCAGACTATCTTGGGTTAGTTTTTCGATAGTTAAAGTATCGGTAAAAGATAATGTCTGATGGTTACCGATGCTCTTTCCAGAAAGAATTAATAGGTTATTCTTATGTTCCCATTTCTCATATAGTAATGATTTCATATTGATAGAAGATGCATTCCCGTTTGCTCTAAGAGTAAAAACCTGTTTTATGTCAGGCATTCCGGGAACAAGTTCTACCCAAGATCCTTCGATATTGGTATTATTACACGCTGTTAAAATAATTGTACTTAAAACAACCATGAAATTTAAAAGATGTTTCATCGTTTTTTAGCTTTAGTAGAATTTTATCTTTTGTAAAGATAAGTACAATATTTTATATTGTCAATGAATAGATAGAGAGATATCAGACGAAAATAAAAAAAGCAATGAAAATTTTTTCATTGCTTTTCGTAGCGAGACCGGGGCATGATCCCGGGACCTCATGATTATGAATCATGCGCTCTAACCAACTGAGCTATCTCGCCATCTTTTTTTGATTGCGGTGCAAAGATAAGATGTTTTTTTTGAATTCGCAATAGTTTTTCTTTATTTTCAAGTTCCTATTTTTTGTATTTTATACAAGTGTTTGATAATAAGTATAATAATAAAAGTTGAAAAAAAGCGGATAGGGAAGTCTTTAGTAGTAAGTAGTTGTATGTCTATAAAAAGAGGAAAATCGGGAGCTTATATGGAAAGGATTTGTGCTTGCCATTGAGATTCCTGACATGGTTATTCTTGTTAAATAAATAGAAAAGCTGTTTTCTGTTGAAATCGGATTGTTCTTTTAAATTGTTTTATTGATATTGCAGGGAGCTTATTTGATGGGAGAGTCTGTTTTGAAAATTCCTTTTGAAGGTGTTTGTCTATTTTTATAAGGAGGATAGTGGGTTATCTGGCGAATGAAAATGGAAAAACACCTTGAACGAAAACTTAGAAAATGTTTGATAAGATTGCTTTATTGGAAAATTTCAACAGGTTCTTAATTAAAATTATATCTTTGTAAACATAATAATCGATAAAAAAGATTGAGCAATGAAGAATCTTATTAAAATGTTTTTTGTGATAGTATGTTTTTGTATGGTATCACAAGCTCAAGCCCAATTGAATTGGGGATTGAAAATTGGAGCGAATCTCTCAGATGCAAGCTTTAAGGGGTTAAAAGACGTGAAAGTCGATAATCTTTCAGGTTTCTTTGTCGGGCCGATGATTGAATTTAAATTTCCTGTTTTTGGTTTAGGAGTAGATGGCTCTTTGCTTTATTCTCAAACTAAAATGAAATTTATCAATGAAACAACAAACATCGGAGTTACCAATAAACAACATGAGTTGGATATTCCGGTAAATTTGAAATGGTCGCATAGTCTGCTTAAACTTATCGGGATTTATCTTGCTGCAGGTCCGGATTTTTCATTTAATCTGAAAAGCGATAATATTGGTTCTGATTTGGCCGATATTGCAGTGAGTACGGTTCAAGGAGATAAAGCCAGTATTAAGAGAAAAGCTGCAAATGTCGGTTTGAATTTCGGAGCAGGTATTATTCTTGTGAAACATTTACAAGTAGGGTTTAATTATAATCTTCCTTTGACAAGTTCTGCTCGTGAAGACATAAAAGACGGAAATGTGGCGAATGCGATAGGGACTCTTTTTGATGGAGACACTTTTGACACGAAAAATAAGAAATGGCAGATTTCCGTTGCATATTTATTCTGAGAATTGCGATTTTGTGTGAATTAAATAATTAAAAAAGTGTGCTACCAAAAGTTTATATTCGGCTTTGGTAGCACGCTTTTTTATATACAGAATTTTATCTCTCTTTGTGAGCTGTCGGTTATGGCCAGGATTTGAGAGAATATTTTATTTTTATAGAAGATATCTTGCGATATAGAAATCTATCTGCATTTTCCGATGCAGAGAATATTATCAGGTCATTTTTGCGTTTTTTTCAATCTATTTTCCCGATTTCATCTGTCAGGTAGCCCGCTATCCTTTTCGTAAAGGCAGAAAAACGTTCTCGAAAGAAACTTTCGAATATGCTTCGAGCGACCGACTCTAAAAGAAAAAGATTTTAATTAATAAAAAAACAGGAAAGTAATTTCATTTTACCTTCCTGTTTTTTTCATTTTAAGAAATACAATAAACTATTCGAAATGATGATATTTAATTTAGGATCAGAGTTTAAATTGTTCTCTTAATATATCGAGATAGGTCATTCCATAACCATTTCCGTATTCCGGATCGGTAGGTTCTATTGCTGAATAGTACGCCCAATCATTGAAAGATTCGAGGAATACGATCCGAGTACCGCCCAAATGTCTTTTTGCAACGTTACACATCGTTCGGAAGGTGTCGGGATTTTTATCTACTATCGGTTGGTTATATTGGTTACCCATATTTATGTAAGCATTACGGGACGGGCTGATCGTCGGTATAAAATCGATCTGGAAATGTGACGCAGCAAACTCTTGGTTATATTTCCAATTCTGATCGATCATTTGAGGATACATGTAAGCACGGTTAAAGTTTCCCTGATCATACATGCTCTTTGTGGTAATCGCATCGACTTTGCCGGTACAATGGAAAACCTCGAAGCGTCCGGTAGGCGCCCAAGCATCTTGCTGTGCTACTATAAATATTTCTTTTCCACAAGCTTCACGAACTGCTGTACGCAATTTATCATAAAGAGCTTTCGAATCTTTCGTATAAATTTTGTGCGGATTAAAGATGACTACCAGAGGTCTCCCGTTTATATGATAGTAGTTGTCATCTCCAAAATAATTTACGGCTATTTGTTCAAAAGCTTTACACATAATGTCTGTCCGTGACATTTTTTCTCCCGTACTGATTGTTTCATCCGGCATATCTTCGATCAGTTTGCTATTACTCAATCCATTGGTAATATTATTGGGGTTGATGGAAATTGCATATCTCAATCTTCCGTTTTCACGCTGTAATTGTACCGGATTTCCGGTGATTGTCTCTCCTGTATCGTCATCGGTATATTCTGCGCCTTTTTTACCTCCGAGAACATCGGTCATTGTCACATTTCCGCTATTCAGAAATGTTTTAAGGTCGATTTGTATAGCCGGCAATATAAAGAAGTCGATTCTACCTTGTATCGCCCAATCTACTTGTTGTTGGTATAGTTCTACCGATTCGGGATTTTTGACATCGAAATTCATTTGTTCTGTCAATATCGGTCTCACGTTTGCACCGAGTTGCCCTTTCGATTGATCCCAAGGTTGGGCTAAACGGGCTAATTTACCGTCATCCAAGTTCCCCTTTTGATAATAAAATGCACCTACCGGGCAATCTGCCGTTAGTTCGACATTCGGGATCTCATAGTTCAGGAAATGATCTTCGACCGAAGGTCCTCGGT contains:
- a CDS encoding porin family protein translates to MKNLIKMFFVIVCFCMVSQAQAQLNWGLKIGANLSDASFKGLKDVKVDNLSGFFVGPMIEFKFPVFGLGVDGSLLYSQTKMKFINETTNIGVTNKQHELDIPVNLKWSHSLLKLIGIYLAAGPDFSFNLKSDNIGSDLADIAVSTVQGDKASIKRKAANVGLNFGAGIILVKHLQVGFNYNLPLTSSAREDIKDGNVANAIGTLFDGDTFDTKNKKWQISVAYLF
- a CDS encoding DEAD/DEAH box helicase produces the protein MTSKNILFERLNNKLGITTLNEMQLATLRYSEKEKDIILISPTGSGKTIAFLLPVLQGLDPLCKEIQALILVPSRELAMQINSISHSISSGYKINCCYGGQPIKSEIKSLQQNPAILIGTPGRILDHIDHGRINVSSVKVLVLDEFDKCLELGFQEQMEAIIKHISGICKRILTSATEGEIPEFTGLKTPEKIYFEKKESDKRLSLYSVISPEPDKLKSLETLLRNLSPGPVLIFCNHRESTERIGSFLSEQHIFNEVFHGGMEQTRREKALCRFKNGSSNIFISTDLASRGLDIPEIKHVIHYHLPINEETFIHRNGRTARMFAEGNAYLLINSAENIPEYIQKKQPERFNLSVNINRLELPPMNTLYIGKGKKEKLNKVDIVGFLIQKGELYKEDIGMIDIKDHYSYVAINRKKINRTLRLIRKEKIKNMKSKYEIAR
- a CDS encoding glycoside hydrolase family 99-like domain-containing protein, with protein sequence MRTYINHTLKLVMGLGLIAGLSGCDKDRGPSVEDHFLNYEIPNVELTADCPVGAFYYQKGNLDDGKLARLAQPWDQSKGQLGANVRPILTEQMNFDVKNPESVELYQQQVDWAIQGRIDFFILPAIQIDLKTFLNSGNVTMTDVLGGKKGAEYTDDDTGETITGNPVQLQRENGRLRYAISINPNNITNGLSNSKLIEDMPDETISTGEKMSRTDIMCKAFEQIAVNYFGDDNYYHINGRPLVVIFNPHKIYTKDSKALYDKLRTAVREACGKEIFIVAQQDAWAPTGRFEVFHCTGKVDAITTKSMYDQGNFNRAYMYPQMIDQNWKYNQEFAASHFQIDFIPTISPSRNAYINMGNQYNQPIVDKNPDTFRTMCNVAKRHLGGTRIVFLESFNDWAYYSAIEPTDPEYGNGYGMTYLDILREQFKL
- a CDS encoding PCMD domain-containing protein encodes the protein MKKVFLLIGIYFIFAGWICNAQKVEMIPFGDMDHWTTRVLKESALLGGHTRYIYEIAPTMTIEGNKPYRRHAQSPWATSSVMASPAGIVKTSTSVFPEKRGNGYCARLEIRKETCKVIGLVNIVVVAPGSIFLGGMDEPIKNTSNPQSKLDQGIPFTKKPKALQFDYKLHMEPQMVKATGFGKAVNVPGRDKAEVCLYLLHQWEDEDGNIYARRVGTAYRKLSGNTQDWVNNYQIPVWYGDITKRSDYQSYMGLVPSDDPRYTRNSKGKIVPIQELGWGKADEEVTHVMLRFSANDQGAYIGSVGSKFWVDNVAFVY
- a CDS encoding lipocalin family protein, which encodes MKHLLNFMVVLSTIILTACNNTNIEGSWVELVPGMPDIKQVFTLRANGNASSINMKSLLYEKWEHKNNLLILSGKSIGNHQTLSFTDTLTIEKLTQDSLILKKGKLILRYAKTEEADTEKIIPASIITPAKKTFPVKGQLIIGHEVRSFTAEGDSCSYWIIDQTKELIQKYDEITKGTKNGTPVYVELDVIDMGKTDEGFAADYEGVYSVTKIKKITNY